The Agrococcus sp. ProA11 genomic sequence TGGGCCGGTGTTGCCGACCGGGAAGAACAGCTCGGGGTCTACCGTGAGGCAGGCAGCGTCATCACGCCAATCCATACATGACTCCTTGTACATTGGAGGTGGGAGGTCGCGCTTCGCGAAACTCGCGGCGCAGAAATCTTTGGGCGCAGCACCGGTGCCGCCAAGGTTCTATGCTTCCACAGCACCCCCGGAGAGGCAAGGGTTTTCTTCTGTGAGCGATACCCCGCGCAACCGCCCAGGCACCGCTAATTGGGCCGGAGGTCTGCTGCTGCTGGAGGCGCTCGGCATGCTCGTATTGGCCGGGTGGACAATGATCACGGCGCTCGGCGATCCTCCCGAGCACATCGCCGGCGGCATCTTCCTCGCCGCGCTCGCGGCAGGCGCCGCGTTCTTCCTGCTGCAGGTCGGCAGGGCGATGCTCAACGGCAAGCAGTGGTCACGTGCGGGAGCCGTGGTGTGGCAGGTGCTGCAGCTGGGCGTCGCCGTCGGCACCTTCAACGGGGGAGAGGGGCCGGTGCCCATCGCCCTCGTCCTGGCGGCGCTCGCCGTCACGGTCTTCGCGCTCGTGCTCCGCAAGAGCGTCACGCTCTGGCTGAACCCCGACCTCGACGACTAGCCCCTTGGTCTCGTGACGCGTGCGGCTGCGCCGCCCGCTCCTCGACCAGCGGGGGAACTACGCCCCGAAGCCCAGCCGCTTCTCGAGCATCTGCAGGTGCCCCTTCGCCTTCGTGTTGTAGAACGCGTGCGTGACAACGCCGTCCTCATCGAGCACGAACGTCGACCGCCGCACGCCCTCGACCACGCGGCCATAGCTGTTCTTCTCGCCGAAGGTGTCCCAGGCGAGATGCACCGCGAGGTCCTCGTCGCTCAGCAGCGGGAACGTCAGGCCGTCCTGCTCGCGTGCCTTCGCAAGCCGCTCGACGGGATCGCGTGAGACTCCGAGCACTGCGTAGCCGTGCTCGGAGAGATCGGGCAGTCGGTCGCGGAAGTCGCACGCCTGCTGCTGGCAGGCGGAGGTGAGCGCCTGCGGGTAGAAGTAGACGATGACCTTCCTGCCGCGAAGGTCCGAGAGCGTCGCTGGGCGGCCATCCTGATCGGGCAGCGTGAAGTCGGGTGCGGGCATGCCGGGCTCGAGGTGCGTCATCCGCTCCATCCAAGCAGTGCGCGACGGCCCAGATCGTCTGCTATTCTTGATCCTCGGCTGAAGAGCCATGCACCTCTAGCTCAATTGGCAGAGCAGTTGACTCTTAATCAATTGGTTCCGGGTTCGAGTCCCGGGGGGTGTACGTAAGAGAAGGCCCGGCGCTGAGCGCCGGGCCTTCTGCGTGCGCGGGGCGCGGCTACTGCCGGTACGACGCCAGGAAGTTGCCGATCCGCTCGATGGCATCCTCGAGGTCGCGCTTCCACGGCAGCGTGACGATGCGGAAGTGATCGGGATCGGGCCAGTTGAAGCCCGAGCCGTGGGTGACGAGGATCTTCTGCTCCCGCAGCAGGTCGAGCGCGAACTGCCGGTCGTCGTGGATCTCGTGCACCTCGGGCTCCAGGCGCGGGAACGCGTAGAGCGCGCCCTTCGGGTTCACCACGCTCACGCCGGGAATCCGCTGCAGCCCCTGCACCGCGGCGTCGCGCTGCTCGAGCAGCCGGCCGCCGGGCAGCAGCAGATCCTCGATCGACTGGTGGCCGCCGAGCGCCACCTGGATGCCGTACTGCGCGGGCACGTTCGGGCACAGCCGCGTCGAGGCGAGCAGCGTCAGCCCCTCCAGGAAGCCGGCGGCATGGGCCTTGGGTCCTGTGATCGCGACCCAGGCGGCGCGGAAGCCGGCCGCGCGGTAGGTCTTCGAGAGGCCGTTGTAGGTGAGCGTCAGCAGATCCGGCGCGAGCGTCGCAATGGAGATGTGCTCGGCGTCGTCATAGAGGATCCGGTCGTAGATCTCATCGGCGAGGATCAGCAGCGAGTGCTTGCGCGCCAGATCGACGATGCCCTGCAGCGACTCGCGCGTGTAGACGGCACCGGTGGGGTTGTTGGGGTTGATCACCACGATCGCCTTGGTGCGCGGGGTGATCTTCGCCTCGACGTCGGCCAGGTCGGGCACCCAGCCGTTCGCCTCATCCGTCAGGTAGTGGATGGGCGTGCCGCCGCCGAGCGACGTCATGGCCGTCCAGAGCGGGTAGTCGGGCGCGGGGATCAGCACCTCGTCGCCCGAATCGAGCAGCGCCTGCATGGTCATGGTGATGAGCTCGGAGACGCCGTTGCCGAGGAAGACGTCGTCGACCGTCAGCGGCGGGAAATCGGCCACGCCCTCGTATCGCGTCACCACAGCGCGGCGGGCCGAGAGGACGCCCTTCGAGTCGGAGTAGCCCTCGGCGAGCGTGAGGTTCGCGATCATGTCCTGCACGATCGTGTCGGGCGTCTCGAAGCCGAACGGCGCGGGGTTGCCGATGTTGAGCTTCAGGATGCGGTGCCCCTCGGCCTCCAGTCGCGCGGCCTCGGCGGCCACCGGGCCGCGGATCTCGTAGAGCACGTGCTTGAGCTTCGAGGACTGATCGAGCGACTTCAGGGCCATTGCACCATGGTAGGCGCGCTCGCAGCGCCACTCGCGCGCAGGTGGCTCGGGGTGCGGCAGTTCCGGGCTACCCGGGCAGCTGCAGCAGTCCGCCGGCGCTTCGCGTGGTGGCGGCGGCGACCGTCATCGCGCGCTCGAGCGGGGCAGCCCATCCGCTCGTGTGATCCCCGGCGATGACGGATGCGGTGAGCGAGGCGAGCACGCTGTCGCCAGCACCGATCGTGTCCACGATCGGCTTGTCGAGCTGGGGCACCGATGCGCGCACACGCCCGTCGCGCGTCGCGATGACGGCGCCATCGGCGCCGAGGGTGATCGCGGCGGCGCCGGTGCCCGCATCGAGCCAGCGCGTCGCGGTGTCGTCGGCGTGCTCGCCGTAGACCAGCTCCGCATCCTCGTCGCTCAGCTTGACGAGCAGCGCGCGCGCTGCGAGCGCGTCGAGGCCGGCCGCGAAGCGCGCGCCTGCACCCTCCGCGCCCAGGTAGCCCGGCCGTGCGTTCGGGTCGATGAGCAATCGCTGCCGCGAGCGGGAGAGCGACAGCAGCGGCGCGATCTGCTCGGGGTGTTCGAGCGCGAGGCAGGAGACGACGACGAGCGGGGCGGTCTCCAGGACGACCTCGAGCCCAGCGAGGTCGACGAAGCGCTGCCGGCCCGCTGCGTTGAACTCGTACCGCATCGTGCCGCCGTCGCGCACGGCGGCGGCGACCGCGGTGCCGTGCGGCGCATCCGTCGCCAACAGCTCCACGCCGTGCGTCGCGCAGTGCTCGCGCACGAGCCGCCCCGGCTCGTCGTCGCCGACCATGGCGATGAGCCGCGCCGGCACGCCGAGACGAGCGAGCCCCACGGCAACGTTGAGGGCCGCGCCGCCGACGATCGACGCGCCGTCGACCTCATCGACGAGCGCGTCTCCGACGACGGCGACGGGCTCGCTCATGCTCGCACCATCGTCTGAGCCGCTCCGGTCACTTGCGCTTCGCGGTCTTGCGCAGCTCGCGCTCGAGCTCATTGCGCTTGATCGCATCCTCGCGCTGTCCGACGGCGCCCAGGGCGAGTGCGACGCCGATGCCCCAGCTGGCCCACAGCAAAGCAAGCCGCCAGTCGCGCGGGCCGGACTTCGTTGCCTTCACCACCGGAATGGCGCTGGTGAGCGAGCTGATGAAGCCCGCGTTGAACAGGTACTTGCGCATGTCGCCTCCTCGTCGCGACCCAACTTACTGGCGCGCGCCTGAGCAGCGCCCGCGACGCTCAGCATCCGCTCTGGATCCTGACCGATCGGTCGAAGGCTGACCGATCGGTCAGTAGTGTTGGTGCACGTGACTACCCGCGACACGATCCTCCGGGCCGCGCTCGAGCGCTTTGCTCGCTTCGGCTACCTCGGCAGCTCGATCCAGCAGATCGCCGACGACGTCGGCACCTCGAAGTCGTCGGTGCTCTACCACTTCGATGCCAAGGAGGCGCTGCTCGAGGCCGCGCTGGCCCCGGCGATCGATGCGCTCGACGGCCTCCTGCAGCAGGTGCCGACCCGCGAGCAGCAGCTCGCCTTCGACCGCCACGACCTCGAGGCGATGGTCACCGCCTTCGTCGAGCTGCTGCAGGCGCACGCACGAGCGGTCACGATCTTCATCAGCCAACGGGGTGCCCTGGTGGAGGTGCCCGTCGTCGAGCGCGCGAACGCGCTGGTCGCGCGTGTCGCGCAGAGGCTGGTCGCGGAGGCGTCCGAGAAGCCCGAGGTGATGCGACTGTCGATCGGCCTCGCGGGCGCTGCCTTCCTGATCGGCGAAGCGGACCGGGACAACATGCCCCAGGTCGATCGCGAGCTGCAGCGTCGCGTGCTGATCGACACGATCGTCGACCTGTGTCCACCGCTGCCGGCCGAGCTCGCGGCCGGCTCGCGCGCCGAGGGGAAGGACGCCTGATGGCCACCTGGCTCGCCCGCGTCGGCGCCGCATCCATGCGCCGCGCCTGGCTCGTCATCCTCACCTGGGTCGTGCTCTTGGGCGGCGTGCTGGGCGGTGCCCTCGCACTCGGTCCGAACATGCAGGAATCCTTCGAGATCCCGGGCACCGAGTCGCAGGTCGCCCTCGATCGCCTCGGCAGCGTCTTCCCGCAGGTCGCGGGCAGCGCCGTGCAGGTCGTCTACCAGGCGCCCGACGGCGAGGGCATCCGGGACTACCGCGACACGATCGAGGCGCAGGTCGCCGAGATCGCCGCGATCGACGACGTGGCGACTGCGGTCGGGCCGTGGGACGAGTATGCCGCCGACCAGGTCTCCGACGACGGCGAGTACGCCTTCGCGCAGGTGCAGTTCGAGCCGCAGGGCGCGGGTGTCACTCCCGCCGGCATCGATGAGCTGGTGGCGACGGCGGATGCGGCGCGCGCCACCGGGCTGACGGTCGAGTTCGGCGGGCAGGCGTTCCAGGCCACGAGCGTTCCGATCTCGTGGGTGGAGGGGCTCGGCGTGGTGTTCGCCGGCGTCGTGCTGTTCGTCACGTTCTGGTCGCTGCTCGCGGCGGGACTGCCGCTCATCACGGCGCTCGTGGGCATCGGCATCACCATGGGCGGGGTGCTGGGCGCCTCGGCGCTCGTCACGGTGTCGAACTCCGCGCCGCTCATGGCGCTCATGATCGGTTTGGCGGTCGGCATCGACTACGCGCTCTTCATCCTCTCCAAGCATCGATCGCAGCTCGCATCCGGCATGGGCGTGCGCGAGTCCGGCTCGCTCGCGGTCGGCACAGCGGGCACCGCGGTGGTCTTCGCCGGGCTCACGGTGATCGTTGCGCTGACCGGACTGCTCATCGTCGGCATCCCGTTCCTGTCGGTGATGGGCATCGGTGCGGCCGTCTCGGTGGCGATCGCCGTCGCCGGCGCCGCAACGCTGCTGCCCGCGATCATGTCGCTGCTGGGGGAGCGGCTGCGGCCGAAGCCCGGCAGCCGTGCCGCGCGGCTGGCCGCACGCGACGTCGACACGCAGCCGACCCTCGGCATGCGGTGGGTGACCGGCGTCGCGCGGCGGCCGTGGTTCGCGATCGTCGGCGTGCTCGCGATCGTCGGCGTCGTCGCGATCCCGGCCGCCAGCCTGCAGCTCGCGCTGCCCGACAACGGCGGCGAGGCGCAGGGCACGACGCAGCGCCAGGCCTACGACATGATGCAGGACGGGTTCGGAGAGGGCTCCGTCGGACCGCTCGTGGTGATGGCCGACATCACCCAGGTGACCAACATTCTCGGCACGCTCGACGCGCTCTCCGACGAGCTGGAGCAGATCGACGGCGTCGCCCGCATCGGCAGTGCGTTCCCGGATGAGACCGTCGACACCGCGATCATCCAGGTGATCGCCGAGACCGGGCCGTCCGATCCGGCGACTGTCGACGTGGTGAACGCCATCCGGGACGCCGCGCCGACGCTGGCGGCCGAGTACGGCACACCGATCGCCGTGACCGGCTCGACAGCGGTGCAGATCGACGTGTCGCAGCGCCTCTCTGCCGCGCTGCTGCCCTTCGGCGCGGTCGTCGTGTCGCTCGCGATCGTGCTGCTGATGCTCGTGTTCCGGTCGATCCTGGTGCCGGTCACGGCCGCGCTCGGTTTCCTCGCCTCGGTGCTCGCCGCCTTCGGCACGGTCGTCGCGGTCATGCAGTGGGGCTGGGGGATCGAGCTGCTGCACGCCGAGGCTGGGCCGATCCTGTCGTTCATGCCCGTGCTGCTGATGGCGGTGCTGTTCGGCCTGGCGATGGACTACCAGATGTTCCTCGTCTCCGGCATGCGGGAGGCCTACGCGCACGGGCGCGCCTCGGACCCGGACCGTGCGGTCAGCGCTGTGCGGCACGGCTTCGCGGCCAACGCGCGCGTCGTCACCGCGGCCGCGCTCATCATGTTCTTCGTCTTCTTCGCGTTCGTGCCGGAGGGCATGGCGATGATCAAGTCGATCGCGCTCGGTCTCGCCGTCGGCGTGGCCGTCGACGCCTTCCTGGTGCGCATGACGCTCATCCCCGCGCTCATGACGCTCATGGGCGAGCGTGCGTGGTGGCTGCCGAGGTGGCTCGACCGCGCACTGCCCAACATGGATGTCGAGGGCGAGGGCCTCGGCCGGCACCGGGCGGCGCTCGCGTGGGCGGCGGATGCGGGCGGCCATCTCGCGCTCGAGCGGCTGCGGCCGGAGCTCGGCTACGACGCACCCGGCACTGCCTCTTGGACGATCACCGCGCCGCGCGGCGCGGTCGTGCGCCTCATCGGCGACTTCGCCGACCGCCAGCGGCTGGCGCACGCGCTGCGGGGCGACATCGGTGCGAGCGGGCACGCCCATGTAGGCGGCGCCGCGCTGCCCGGCGACATCGCCGCGCTCCGCAGCCGCATCGCGCTCGTCGACCTGGACGGCAACGTCGAGTCGGCGCACCAGGCGGCCAGGGCGGCGCTCGCGCTGCGCTCGCCGTTCGCGGTCGGGCCGGTGCTCGATCGTCGCGCCGCCGCGCTCGTCGATCGCGCGGCCGCAGCCGCGGGAGGCCCCATCGACGCTGCGGCGCCGCTGTCTCGCCTGACGCCGCTGGAGCGCGCCGCGGTGCTGCTGGCGATCGCCATGGAGCGCACGCCGAGCGTGCTCTGGATCGACGCGGCATCCGGGGCGCCCTCCGGCGCCGCTGCGATTGCCGCCCGCATCGGCGGCGACGACGTGACCATCGTCACGAGCGAGCCGGCGCCCGAGGCGCACGGCCGCGCCGCGATGGAGCTCGCACCCGCCGATGCCGCAGCGGAGGACCGCGCGACGGCCGAAGCCCACGCGGCGGCTGACACCGATACCGATACCGACGCGACGCCCACCGAGGCACTCGCGACCACGGGAGCAGACCGATGACCAGCACGTTCCAGAAGGCGATCGCGCTCACCGCGGCCGCCGCGACCCCGTTTGCCATCGCCGCGCTCGCGGCCTGGTCGTTCGGGCCCGCGGCCGACGGCGACCACGACGTGCCGGCAGCCGTCGTGAACCTCGACGAGCTGCTGACGACGACTGCGGAGGACGGCACCGAGACGACCATGTTCGCGGGCCGCCAGGTGGTCACCGACCTAGTGGCAGACGATGACGACGGCTTCGAGTTCCTGATCCTCAACGACGAGGATGCCGCTGCGGCGCTCGCCGACGGCGAGGTGCAGGCGGTCGTGACGATCCCTTCCGACTTCTCGCAGCGCGTGCTGAGCCTGCAGGGCGAGGAGCCTCGGCAGGCGGGCATCCGCATCGTCACCGATGCCACCTCCAGCGGGCTCGCGACGAGCCTCGCCACCGAGACCGGTGAGTCGATCATGGCCTCGTTCGGCGACGTCGTGACGAGCGGCTTCATCTCGGGGCTCTACGGGGGCCTCGGCACCCTTGCCGAGGAGCTCGGCTCGGCGGCGGACGGCGCCGGTGATCTGGGCGACGGCGGCGCGGAGCTCGCGGTGGGCATCGGTGACCTCGCCGAGGGCATCGACCAGCTCGCCGACGGCGTCGACGGCGCGCAAGCCGGCGCGGGCGCCCTCGCAGACGGCGGCGACCAGCTCGCTGCTGGGCTCGGCAGCGCGCAGTCGGGCATCTCGCAGCTCGCCGGCGGCGCCGCGGAGCTGAGCGATGGCGTCGATCAGTACACGGCTGGCGTCGATCAGGTGGCCGGCGGAGCGGCAGCCCTCAGCGACGGCGTCGATCAGTACACGACCGGCGTGGATGCCTTCGCGGGCGGCGTGCAGCAGGCGAGCGCTGAGATCAGCGACGGGCTCGAGCAGGCCGCCGCAGCAGGCGGCATCGGCGAGCTCCAAGGCGCGCTCGCCTCATCGAGCGCGGGCGCAGCGCAGATCGCTGCCGCGCTCGCCGCCGACCCCGATGCCGATCCGCAGCTGCTCGCGGCGGCGCAGCAGCTCGCGGGCGGCCTCGACCAGCTCGCGCAGCAGGATCTCGCTGCGCAGCTCTCGGCCGGGCTCGGCGAGGTGACGACAGGGCTCGATCAGCTGAGCGCCGGTGCCGCGCAGGTCACCGCCGGCGGCGCGGATCTTCGCGACGGTGCATCACAGCTCGCCGACGGTGCGGCACAGGCCTCGGCCGCATCGCCCGCGCTGCGCGATGGCGCCTCCGGGCTTTCCAACGGTCTCGCTGAGCTCGACCGCGGGTTCGGATCGTCCGTGACCGGCGCGCAGCAGCTCGCCTCGGGCACGCGCGAGCTCGGCAACGGCCTCGGCGAGCTCGAATCCGGCGCCGTGCAGCTGGCCGCAGGCGCCCGCTCGGCGCAGACCGGGGCATCGCAGCTCGGCGACGGCGCGACCGAGCTCGGCGACGGGCTGCGCACCGCGGTCGCGGCCTTGCCGCAGCTGAGCGACAGCGAGCTCGCGAACCTCTCGGAGGTCGCCACCAACCCCGTCGGCTTCAATCTTGCGGAGCAGAACGCCGTGCCCAGCGGCGAGGCGCGCATCGCCACGATCGCGGTGCCGATCGGCCTGTGGCTGGGCGCGCTCGCACTTGCCCTCGTGCTCGCCAGGAGCGGCCGGCGCGTGTTCGCCTCGGCCGAGACCGACGGCCGGGTGCTCGCGACCCTGCTCGTGCGCTCGGCCTGGGTGGTCGCGGCGCAGGCGCTGCTGGCGTCGCTCGTCGTGCACGCGATCGGCGGTGTCGCCTGGTCGGCCGCGCCAGCCACCTTCGGTGTCGCGCTGCTGTTCGCGGCCGTCGCCACGCTGCTGCACCTGGCGTTCGTCGCCTGGTGGGGGCCGGTGGGTGCCGTTGTGTCGATCGTGCTGCTGGGCCTGCAGGCGGTGGCTGCCGGCGGCATCGTGCCGCGCGCGGTGCTGGGCGACGGCTTCGACATCATCGCGCCCGTGCTGCCGATGACGCATGCGGTGGATGCGCTGCAGGCGATCGCGACCGGTTCCGGCGGGGCGGGTGGCGCGGTAGCCATGCTCGTGGTCTTCGCCGGTGTCGGCCTGCTCGCCGCGTACCTCGCGGTGCGCAGCGCGAGGCAACGCGAAACCGGAGCGCGCATCCGCGCGCTCGACACGCTGGCGCCGACACCGGGACTCGCCGCCGCCTGAGCGCACGGCGGGCCACCGCGCACGGGCTACGCTCGCGCTTGTGCCGCTCACCTCCGCCATCGTCGCTGTCGGCACGCATCTCCCCGCGCGCATCCGCACCACCGAGCAGACGGAGCGGCGGCTCCGCGACGAGAACCCGGGCGTGCTGCTGCCGGTCGGCCTCATCCGCCGCATGACGGGCGTCGACCGGGTGCACGAGCGCGAGGAGGGGCAGCAGGCGTCGGATCTGGCGGTGCTCGCCGCTCGCACGGCGATCGAGGCGTCGCCCGCGCCCGTCGATCTGCTGATCTTCGCGAGCGCCAGCCAGGATCTGATCGAGCCCGCGACCTCCCACATCGTCAGCGAGAAGCTCGGTCTCGGCGTGCCCGTCTTCGACGTGAAGAACGCATGCAACTCGGTGCTCAACGCCGTGCAGGTCGCGCACGCGATGATCGTCTCCGGCCAGGCGCGACGCGTGCTCATCGCGAGCGGCGAGACGCCCACGAGCGCGGTGCGGTGGAAGGTCGCCGACCGACACCAGTTCGTGCGCTCCTTTCCCGGCTACACGATGAGCGACGCAGGTGCGGCGCTCATCCTCGAGGCGAACGAGGCGATGGGGTCGAGCGGGGCGCAGGGGAGCTCAGCGGCCGGCGCGCGCGGCATCATCGACCTGGCATTCTCCGCCGCCAGCCACCACTGGACGATCGGCACGCTGCCGATGGGCGGCTCGATGCGGCCGCGCGACCTCGACGCCACCTACTTCGACATCGATGGCCGCGCCCTGCAGCGCGCCTTCATGGCGCTCGGGCCGGATCTCGTGACCGGCCTGCTCGCACGCAACGGCGCGACGATGACCGACCTCGACCTGGTGCTCATGCATCAGGTCGCCGAGCCGCACCTAGGTCCGATCGCCGACCGGCTGGGCGTCGACGTGGAGAAGATCCTCCCGACCGTCGCGCAGCACGGCAACCTCGCCTCCGCGACGCTGCCGATCCAGCTGCGGCAGGCGCTCGACCGCCGGCTCGTCGGCGACGGCAGCCTCGCGCTGCTCGTCGGGCTGGCAGGCGGCATCAGCCTGGGCGTCGCGCTGGTGCGGCTGTGAGCCGGGGACAGGAGCCGGTCGGCAAGCTCGCCGTCGTGGTGCCGGTCTTCAACGAGGCGCGCGGCATCCGCCCCACGCTCCGGCATCTCGCCGCGCAGCGAGACGCCGACTTCGATGCGATCTTCGTCGACAACGGCTCCACCGACGGCTCCCGCGCCGTGATCGAGGCGTTCGTGGCCGAGCGGGGACTGCGCCGCTGGCGCGTGGTCGACGAGCGAC encodes the following:
- the bcp gene encoding thioredoxin-dependent thiol peroxidase — encoded protein: MTHLEPGMPAPDFTLPDQDGRPATLSDLRGRKVIVYFYPQALTSACQQQACDFRDRLPDLSEHGYAVLGVSRDPVERLAKAREQDGLTFPLLSDEDLAVHLAWDTFGEKNSYGRVVEGVRRSTFVLDEDGVVTHAFYNTKAKGHLQMLEKRLGFGA
- a CDS encoding pyridoxal phosphate-dependent aminotransferase, with amino-acid sequence MALKSLDQSSKLKHVLYEIRGPVAAEAARLEAEGHRILKLNIGNPAPFGFETPDTIVQDMIANLTLAEGYSDSKGVLSARRAVVTRYEGVADFPPLTVDDVFLGNGVSELITMTMQALLDSGDEVLIPAPDYPLWTAMTSLGGGTPIHYLTDEANGWVPDLADVEAKITPRTKAIVVINPNNPTGAVYTRESLQGIVDLARKHSLLILADEIYDRILYDDAEHISIATLAPDLLTLTYNGLSKTYRAAGFRAAWVAITGPKAHAAGFLEGLTLLASTRLCPNVPAQYGIQVALGGHQSIEDLLLPGGRLLEQRDAAVQGLQRIPGVSVVNPKGALYAFPRLEPEVHEIHDDRQFALDLLREQKILVTHGSGFNWPDPDHFRIVTLPWKRDLEDAIERIGNFLASYRQ
- a CDS encoding PfkB family carbohydrate kinase, producing MSEPVAVVGDALVDEVDGASIVGGAALNVAVGLARLGVPARLIAMVGDDEPGRLVREHCATHGVELLATDAPHGTAVAAAVRDGGTMRYEFNAAGRQRFVDLAGLEVVLETAPLVVVSCLALEHPEQIAPLLSLSRSRQRLLIDPNARPGYLGAEGAGARFAAGLDALAARALLVKLSDEDAELVYGEHADDTATRWLDAGTGAAAITLGADGAVIATRDGRVRASVPQLDKPIVDTIGAGDSVLASLTASVIAGDHTSGWAAPLERAMTVAAATTRSAGGLLQLPG
- a CDS encoding TetR family transcriptional regulator, with translation MTTRDTILRAALERFARFGYLGSSIQQIADDVGTSKSSVLYHFDAKEALLEAALAPAIDALDGLLQQVPTREQQLAFDRHDLEAMVTAFVELLQAHARAVTIFISQRGALVEVPVVERANALVARVAQRLVAEASEKPEVMRLSIGLAGAAFLIGEADRDNMPQVDRELQRRVLIDTIVDLCPPLPAELAAGSRAEGKDA
- a CDS encoding MMPL family transporter, producing MATWLARVGAASMRRAWLVILTWVVLLGGVLGGALALGPNMQESFEIPGTESQVALDRLGSVFPQVAGSAVQVVYQAPDGEGIRDYRDTIEAQVAEIAAIDDVATAVGPWDEYAADQVSDDGEYAFAQVQFEPQGAGVTPAGIDELVATADAARATGLTVEFGGQAFQATSVPISWVEGLGVVFAGVVLFVTFWSLLAAGLPLITALVGIGITMGGVLGASALVTVSNSAPLMALMIGLAVGIDYALFILSKHRSQLASGMGVRESGSLAVGTAGTAVVFAGLTVIVALTGLLIVGIPFLSVMGIGAAVSVAIAVAGAATLLPAIMSLLGERLRPKPGSRAARLAARDVDTQPTLGMRWVTGVARRPWFAIVGVLAIVGVVAIPAASLQLALPDNGGEAQGTTQRQAYDMMQDGFGEGSVGPLVVMADITQVTNILGTLDALSDELEQIDGVARIGSAFPDETVDTAIIQVIAETGPSDPATVDVVNAIRDAAPTLAAEYGTPIAVTGSTAVQIDVSQRLSAALLPFGAVVVSLAIVLLMLVFRSILVPVTAALGFLASVLAAFGTVVAVMQWGWGIELLHAEAGPILSFMPVLLMAVLFGLAMDYQMFLVSGMREAYAHGRASDPDRAVSAVRHGFAANARVVTAAALIMFFVFFAFVPEGMAMIKSIALGLAVGVAVDAFLVRMTLIPALMTLMGERAWWLPRWLDRALPNMDVEGEGLGRHRAALAWAADAGGHLALERLRPELGYDAPGTASWTITAPRGAVVRLIGDFADRQRLAHALRGDIGASGHAHVGGAALPGDIAALRSRIALVDLDGNVESAHQAARAALALRSPFAVGPVLDRRAAALVDRAAAAAGGPIDAAAPLSRLTPLERAAVLLAIAMERTPSVLWIDAASGAPSGAAAIAARIGGDDVTIVTSEPAPEAHGRAAMELAPADAAAEDRATAEAHAAADTDTDTDATPTEALATTGADR
- a CDS encoding YhgE/Pip family protein gives rise to the protein MTSTFQKAIALTAAAATPFAIAALAAWSFGPAADGDHDVPAAVVNLDELLTTTAEDGTETTMFAGRQVVTDLVADDDDGFEFLILNDEDAAAALADGEVQAVVTIPSDFSQRVLSLQGEEPRQAGIRIVTDATSSGLATSLATETGESIMASFGDVVTSGFISGLYGGLGTLAEELGSAADGAGDLGDGGAELAVGIGDLAEGIDQLADGVDGAQAGAGALADGGDQLAAGLGSAQSGISQLAGGAAELSDGVDQYTAGVDQVAGGAAALSDGVDQYTTGVDAFAGGVQQASAEISDGLEQAAAAGGIGELQGALASSSAGAAQIAAALAADPDADPQLLAAAQQLAGGLDQLAQQDLAAQLSAGLGEVTTGLDQLSAGAAQVTAGGADLRDGASQLADGAAQASAASPALRDGASGLSNGLAELDRGFGSSVTGAQQLASGTRELGNGLGELESGAVQLAAGARSAQTGASQLGDGATELGDGLRTAVAALPQLSDSELANLSEVATNPVGFNLAEQNAVPSGEARIATIAVPIGLWLGALALALVLARSGRRVFASAETDGRVLATLLVRSAWVVAAQALLASLVVHAIGGVAWSAAPATFGVALLFAAVATLLHLAFVAWWGPVGAVVSIVLLGLQAVAAGGIVPRAVLGDGFDIIAPVLPMTHAVDALQAIATGSGGAGGAVAMLVVFAGVGLLAAYLAVRSARQRETGARIRALDTLAPTPGLAAA
- a CDS encoding 3-oxoacyl-[acyl-carrier-protein] synthase III C-terminal domain-containing protein; translated protein: MPLTSAIVAVGTHLPARIRTTEQTERRLRDENPGVLLPVGLIRRMTGVDRVHEREEGQQASDLAVLAARTAIEASPAPVDLLIFASASQDLIEPATSHIVSEKLGLGVPVFDVKNACNSVLNAVQVAHAMIVSGQARRVLIASGETPTSAVRWKVADRHQFVRSFPGYTMSDAGAALILEANEAMGSSGAQGSSAAGARGIIDLAFSAASHHWTIGTLPMGGSMRPRDLDATYFDIDGRALQRAFMALGPDLVTGLLARNGATMTDLDLVLMHQVAEPHLGPIADRLGVDVEKILPTVAQHGNLASATLPIQLRQALDRRLVGDGSLALLVGLAGGISLGVALVRL